In a single window of the Elaeis guineensis isolate ETL-2024a chromosome 6, EG11, whole genome shotgun sequence genome:
- the LOC105060145 gene encoding G-type lectin S-receptor-like serine/threonine-protein kinase At2g19130, producing the protein MDTEMRPGSSLSIFLLFFLFSSLNIQHCGAADNLSLGQALSGNQTIVSKEGNFELGFFTPGNSRNYYIGIWYKTIPGQTVIWVANRETPVSNTSSAELKISEDGRLVLLNSSKIPVWSSNSTPSTSNSTVAVLLHTGNLVIRDGSNTTIWQSFDHPTDTVMPGCCLGLNKITGKQQSITSWEDSDNPAPGPFTGSMEPYGSNQFVLRWNGSEIYWRSGVWTGRYNPSISGSKSDTLMKFTFVNNKQRKCAMYTILDSSFITRTVIDSSGLLRQWFWVQSTQEWQTFFIEPLYQCDVYSQCGAFGICDQQKSNICRCSYGFEPASMKEWEFNVWSSGCVRKTSLRCGNKSLAGEQGDRFLEMTNMRLPANPHNLTLGSAQDCEQFCLNNCSCNAYAYVGRCSIWTGDLRNLEQLYDADSGGGTLYIRLAASDLPGSSSSHKLVISLTLSVIGGILGILCALVGLIWAFQRRKRIWMAKQVESSLIQFSYGDLQHVTKNFSERLGSGGFGSVFKGTLIDSTEVAVKKLEGLRQGEKQFRTEVRTLAVIQHVNVVRLRGFCSKGSKRLLVYEYMSGGSLDFHLFQNNSTVLGWKMRYQIILGIARGLAYLHEKCRECIIHCDVKPDNVLLDRDFCAKVADFGMAKLIGRDFSRVLTTIRGTIGYLAPEWISGLPITSKVDVYSFGMMLFELISGKRNATQSEDGSKIFFPCLAATKVIEGDIFSLLDHRLNGVADIEEVTRVCRLACWCIQESEGHRPTMGLVVQILEGVLEVSMPPLPRALQVLAQDQSQRCDHLSSIKCKDPPDQSLDFYQ; encoded by the coding sequence ATGGATACTGAGATGAGGCCAGGTTCTTCTCTTTctatctttcttctcttctttctcttctcttctctcaacATCCAACACTGTGGAGCAGCTGATAACCTCTCTTTAGGCCAGGCCCTCTCTGGAAACCAGACCATAGTGTCCAAAGAAGGCAACTTTGAGCTGGGATTCTTCACACCAGGTAACTCTCGTAACTACTACATAGGCATCTGGTACAAAACAATTCCAGGCCAAACTGTAATCTGGGTCGCGAACAGAGAAACACCCGTCTCCAACACCTCCTCTGCCGAGTTAAAAATCTCAGAAGATGGCAGACTAGTCCTCCTCAACAGTTCCAAAATCCCAGTTTGGTCATCCAATTCAACTCCATCAACCTCGAATTCCACAGTTGCGGTTCTTCTTCACACCGGAAATCTTGTTATACGAGATGGGTCAAATACTACAATTTGGCAGAGTTTTGATCACCCAACCGACACCGTCATGCCAGGATGTTGTCTTGGACTTAACAAGATCACAGGGAAACAACAAAGCATCACTTCATGGGAGGATTCTGATAACCCTGCCCCGGGGCCTTTCACTGGAAGTATGGAGCCTTATGGATCCAATCAGTTTGTACTGCGGTGGAATGGTTCTGAAATTTATTGGCGAAGTGGGGTTTGGACTGGCCGGTACAACCCTTCAATCTCTGGTAGCAAATCAGACACTCTCATGAAGTTCACCTTCGTCAACAACAAGCAGCGGAAATGTGCCATGTATACCATCCTCGACAGTTCTTTCATCACTCGGACTGTGATTGATTCATCTGGGCTATTAAGGCAATGGTTTTGGGTGCAGAGCACCCAGGAATGGCAGACATTCTTTATCGAACCTTTGTATCAATGTGATGTCTACTCTCAATGTGGAGCTTTTGGAATCTGCGACCAGCAAAAATCGAATATTTGCAGGTGCTCCTATggtttcgaaccagcttcaatgAAAGAATGGGAGTTCAATGTTTGGAGCTCAGGATGCGTGAGGAAAACCAGTTTGCGATGCGGTAATAAAAGCTTAGCCGGTGAACAAGGGGATAGATTCCTTGAGATGACCAATATGAGATTGCCTGCCAATCCACACAACTTGACTCTTGGGAGTGCTCAAGACTGTGAACAGTTTTGCTTGAACAACTGCTCTTGTAACGCATATGCTTATGTGGGTAGATGCTCAATTTGGACTGGTGACCTTCGGAACCTAGAACAACTCTATGATGCTGATAGTGGAGGTGGTACTCTTTATATCCGGCTCGCTGCTTCTGATTTGCCAGGTTCAAGTAGCTCGCATAAGTTGGTAATTTCTCTAACTCTTAGTGTCATTGGGGGAATTCTTGGGATCTTGTGTGCTCTGGTCGGACTAATTTGGGCATTTCAAAGGAGGAAACGAATTTGGATGGCAAAACAAGTCGAGAGTTCTTTGATTCAGTTCAGTTATGGCGATTTGCAGCATGTGACCAAGAACTTCTCTGAGAGGTTGGGCAGCGGCGGCTTTGGCTCTGTTTTCAAGGGGACATTGATTGACTCAACCGAGGTAGCTGTGAAGAAGCTTGAAGGCTTGAGACAAGGAGAGAAGCAATTCCGCACTGAAGTGAGAACGTTGGCTGTTATCCAACATGTCAATGTGGTTCGCCTTCGCGGTTTCTGCTCCAAGGGCAGCAAAAGGCTTCTAGTATATGAGTACATGTCAGGAGGTTCCCTGGACTTTCATCTCTTTCAAAACAATTCCACAGTTCTAGGATGGAAGATGAGGTATCAAATTATTCTTGGGATTGCGAGAGGGTTGGCTTACCTCCATGAGAAGTGCAGGGAGTGCATCATACACTGCGACGTAAAGCCAGACAACGTTCTTCTGgacagagacttctgcgccaaaGTTGCAGACTTTGGCATGGCGAAGCTCATCGGTCGTGACTTCAGCAGGGTGCTGACAACCATAAGGGGAACCATTGGCTATCTCGCACCTGAGTGGATTTCGGGCCTGCCAATCACCTCCAAGGTTGACGTCTACAGCTTCGGGATGATGCTGTTTGAGCTGATATCAGGCAAGCGAAATGCAACACAGTCTGAGGATGGGAGCAAAATCTTTTTTCCATGCTTGGCGGCAACAAAGGTCATTGAAGGCGATATATTTAGCTTATTGGACCATAGATTGAATGGTGTTGCTGATATTGAAGAGGTAACCAGAGTCTGTAGACTCGCTTGCTGGTGCATTCAAGAGTCTGAAGGTCACAGGCCAACAATGGGACTGGTGGTGCAGATCCTAGAGGGAGTCCTGGAGGTGAGCATGCCGCCACTTCCTAGGGCTCTTCAGGTTCTCGCGCAAGATCAGAGCCAACGTTGTGATCATTTGTCATCTATTAAATGCAAAGATCCACCTGATCAATCTCTGGATTTCTATCAGTAG